The nucleotide sequence TGGCCGCCCGTGGGGACCCCTGCCGGGGTTCGTTTCTGGATAATCAGTGTCATGCCCTGACTGTGTGCGGCTGGGCATGCGAAAAGGCGCCCCGCCGAAACGGGACGCCTTCCATGGCCGGTGCTACTGCTCGGCGCTGCCGCTGAAAATCATCGACGTAATGCTGCCGAACAGCAGGTCCAGGCCGGTGATGAGCAGGATCATGACCGCCACGAAGGCGAGCACGACGCCGGTCATCTTGAACAGCTCGCCGCGCGTCGGTTTGACGACCTTGCGCAACTCGGCGATGACCTGGCGGACGTAGAGGAAGATTGCGCCGAAGAATCCGCGCTTCTTCCCGTCGGACGGCACTCCGATCCGGTCGGGCTGCTCGTCGACTGTCAGGGTCTGGGTCATTCGGGAACGGTTCCTTGCTGTCAGGTGGTGCCGGCACACCCGGTCAGGGTGCACAGGCCTCTCGGTACCTATGTGTACGGCAGGACGGGGAAAGCTCCCCGCCCTGCCGTGCGGGCATCTACGCTGCCTCTGCCTGGGCCGTTTCTGCTCCGGGAATACCGAAGAGCTGGACATGCCGCAGCCACGGGTCGGTGCCCGGCTTGGGCTGCATGGCATCGAGCAGGTCCATGGTGCAGGGCTCGAAGAACTGGACGTAGCGGAACCATGCGTCGGTGCCGGGTTCGGGGGTGAGTGCTTCAAGCAGCTCGGTGACCGATTCATCGACAGGGTCCTCGCTGTCGCCCTCGAAGGAACGCAGCAGGGTGCCTTCGCTGTTGAAGACTGCAGCGCTGTGGGCGCGGACGCCTTCCTCGAATTCCTCAGGCACCACTTCGAGGCGGACGGCGGAGGGTTCCAGCGTCAGGACCCTGCGGGCAAGGAGCGTCCGGGTGATGGTGCGGATGTTCTCCTGCGCCTTCATCAGGTCGGCGTTGTGCCGGGCGATCAGCTGGACGAGCATGGTGTCGCCGGGGTTGTTTTCGATGCTCATGCGCCCGGCGCCCAGTCTGCAGCCTTGGCCAGGTTCAGGGTGCGGGAGTCCGATTCGAAGCTCGTGACGTTGAACTCTTCTGCACGGAGGGTGTATTCGGACCATGCCGCATTGTCGGCGTCAGGGCTCATTGAGCGCAGCAGGTCGGTGACGGCCGCTTCGTCTTCGGTGAGGTCTTCGCCATAGGTGGTGATGACGTTGCCTTCGGCGTCCTTAATGGTTGCCTCGCCGAGGAACTCTCCGTCGTCGTATCCGACTGTTTCCAGCTCGGCGGATACAGCTTCAGGGTGGCGTTTGAGGATTTCGCGGCTGAACATGGCCATGGTTGCCAGCTCACCGGCGTTGCGGGCCTCGGAGGCAACACTGCCTGCATTGGCGATGAGGCTGTTGAGGTCTTCATCGGAGGCCCGGACCGGCTTTCCGGTGGCTTTGGCGGCGGTGCGTGCGCTAATGAAGTCCGCTGCCATTTTCATGTGCCGCCGAAGTTCCGTCTCCATTTCCAGGTGCCGCTCAGAGGTCCAGGCGACGACCTTCTCCATGGTGTCCTCGTCGACGTCCTCGAATTCACCAACAAACTGCTCATAGTCGCAGCGGCCGGTACTCGGATTGTCTGTGAAGACCGTAATGGAGCCGTGCCCCTCAACCGTGAGCTTCGTGCTGACTTCCATTTCATCGCCCACTTCGATGCTCAGCTTAGGGTCGGGCAACGATGTGGGCCAGCCTTCGAGCTCAGGACGGCGCGGCTCTGCGAGGCTAATGGGAGCTTCTGGATGGAGGGCGAAAGCGAACTGTCCGCCGGCGGGGATGCCTTCAGGCTGGCGGGGCTTCATATCTGTCATGCCCTCTATGTGTGCGGCAGGGGCAGGGAATGTCACATCGTCGGCTGCCGGTTACTCCCTGAATGCCCAAATAGGATTGGGTGATGAGCCAGGATATTGATCAGTCCCCGGAGCCGCTGAACTTCTTTGATCCGTCCGGTGGCGGCAGGCAGCCCCGGACTCTGGCTCAGCTGGTTGCCGCCGGGGAAGCTGCAGTGGCCGCGGTGAAGGCTTACCGCTCGGCCATGTACGACTGCATGACGCCGCTGAATCTGCTCCGCGAGAACACTGAGGCGAAGGCAGCGGCGACCGCCCTGGAAATGCAGGTCAGGGAGATCGCCCAGGCTCAGGAAGCCATTGAATCCGACGCCCCTCTTGCCCGCCGGCTCGAAGACAGCGACCCGTGGGCTGCCCGGGACACCGTTGTGCTGAGCCCGAGGCAGATCAACGCACTGGCGGCCCGCGGCCGGGTTGCCCGTGCCACTGCATCGACATACAGGCAGGTCCTCTCCAAAGCTGCCGGGGAAGCACTGGTCCCGCCGCTGATTGCCATGGACCGGGAATCCAGTGCCTCATCGGACAGCCGCGGAGCCTCTGCCGAGACCGCTGCAGCCAGGAACGCTGAACGGGACCGCATGGTGCTGGAGATCCTCACCGAGATGGAGTCGGTTGAATGCGAGACCTGCTCGGTCCAGCCGGGCCTGCCCTGCCTGACCGCGTCCGGATATGTCGCCGAGCGGCCGCACGCTCCCCGGTTCCGGTCATCACCGCTGGCCCAAGCCAACAGGGAGGAATCCTGGCTGGCCACGCGCCGGAAGGCGGACGGCTGGGCCCCTGCGCCGCTGGCCGAGTACCAGGGCCCGCTTCCGCGGCTGTCCGACGGCGTGCCGCGCTCCGCTGCAGCCCAGTCCGAGGCGTTACGCAGGCAGCGCACGGTTCCCGGCCGGACGGAACGCTGACCTTATGTGCGCCGGGACAGCTCCCTGAGTGAAACCTTCGAGCCGTAGCGGATGCTTCCGTGGCGGAAGAGCTTCACGGCGGCTGCGAGCATCAGGCCACCGGCGAGGAACATTTCGGCCGAAACGATGACCGCCTGCATCGTGGTGAGGGATCCGAGCCCGTTCAGGAGCATGGCGGCCACGGGGGCAGAAAACGGGAAGTAGAGGAAGACCTGGACAAGGGGTGAGCCGGGGTCGCTGACGAACAGGGAGACGGCGTAGAGCGGAACGAACAGCATGATGGTGATCGCGCTGAAGAGCCCGTTGGCCTCCTTCGCAGTGGGCATGACGGCTCCGATCGCCATCAGGGTCGCGGTGAAAAGGACGAATCCCCCGACCAGCAGGACCGCCCCGGTGATCATGGCCTCGGGCTGTGGATCCATCCTGGCCAGCACGGCCGCCGCAGTTCCTCCGCCTCCGTCCGCAAGGAAGTACCCGGCAGCGGGCAGGGCGAATACCGCCATCTGCACCAGGCCGGTGAGAAGCAGGGCCAGGATCTTGCCGGTGATAAGCGTGGTCGGGTTCAGGGTCGTCAGGATCATCTCGGTAACCCGGTTCTCCTTCTCCTCCACGGTGCTGTTCAGTATCTGGTTGCCCAGGAACAGGGTCACCGCGTAGAAGAGCGCCAGGAAAAGAAGCGGCGGCACGACGGCGTACATTCCTCCGGTGGCCTGCCCGTCGGCGTACATCGTCGAGCTGAAGGATGTGCCGCCGCCTGCAAGGGCCGCAAGTTCCGGGGATCCGATCTCCGTTACCGCTGCCTTGCTGACCATCTGTCCGGCGACGGCACTGTAGGCCTCCGAGTCGAAGATGCCCAGGTCCTTCCCGTGGATCTCGATGTCCTGACGGGCGGGATCTTCGGGGATGGCGAAGAATGCCTGGGCGCGTCCGGCACGGACGTCGTCCATGGCAGCCTGCGGGTCATCGGTCCGGGTTCCTCCGTAGCCGGCCGCCAGTTCATCGGCGATGAGCCCGGAGGCGTCCGTGAACGTGAAGGTGATCGAGGCGTTCTTCTGCTCGTCGGCGCTGCGGCTGGCCGTACCCGAGGTGAGGATCATCAGGGCCATGACGATGCCGATGACGACGGGGACGCCGAGGGTGCCGAGCCAGAAGGACTTCTTCTTTACTGCCCGCAGGAACTCGAACGCGGTGACTGTTCCGAGATTATGCCCGGCCATTGCCGCCGCCTTCGCTTGAGGTTCCGTAGATGTGCATGAAGATCTCCTCCAGGGATGTTCTGGAGGCGGTGTACGAGGTGACGGGCAGGCCCTGGTCCATGAGGCTGCGGAGGACTCCTTCTTCGGAGGCAGCCTCCTCCAGCTCCAGACGGGCAGACCCTCCGGTTCCGGCCGGCACATTGGCCAGGACCCTGTAAGCCCCTGTGCGGTCCTCGATCTCCCGGAGCCGGCCCGCGTAGGTGAGAGCGACGGTACGGCCGCCGTAGAGGTCCTGAACGTCCCTGATGGTCCCGTAGGCGTGGGCGGTGCCGTCCCGCAGCAGCAGGATCCGGTCGCACATCCTTTCCACTTCGTCCATGTGGTGGGTGACCATCATGACGGTGGCGCCGGCAGCCTTCTGTTCGTCGATGATGTCCATGAGGAGGCGGCGGTTGACGGGGTCGAAGCCCTTCGTGGGCTCATCCAGGATGAGCAGTGAGGGGTTGCTCATGACGGTGACGCCAAGCTGGACTTTCTGCTGCTGGCCGCCGGAGAGCTTGTCCAGGCGCTCCCCCGCCTTGCCGTCCAGTCCGACGCGCTCCAGATACTGCCGGGACCAGCGGGCAGCCTCCCGGCGGCCCATTCCCTTGAGCCGGCCGAAGTAGACCATGACATCCAGCACCGGCTCCTTGCGGTACAGTCCGCGCTCCTCCGGCAGGTACCCCAGGTCCGCTCCGTCCCGGGGTCCAAAGCGGCGTCCGTTGACCAGCAGTGTTCCGGCGGTGGGCTGGTGGATCCCCAGCAGCGCGCGGATCGTGGTGGTCTTGCCGGAGCCGTTGCCGCCCAGGAATCCGAAGGTCTCCCCGCGGCCGACGTCGAAGGAGAGGTTGCGGATAACCTTCCGGGGCCCGAAGTCCATGCGGAAGTCTTCAACGCTCACGATCGCCTCAGGGTTACTTAACGGCGGTCCTCCCGTGGCCCCTATGATCCTGTTTTTGCTCATACCGTCCTATGTGTGCGGCAGCTCCGGATTCAGTACCCGCCGAAAGTTATCAGGTCGAGGCATTCATACCGACGGGTAATTTACGATCCTCGAATGTGTTCGGTTCCATCATCTTCGGGATCCTTATCCGTCCGTGACGAACGGCTCCGCCGGGAGCGTCTGGTCATGGAGCACCTGCCGCTGGTCGGGTATGCAGTCTCAGAGTTCAGCAGGCGCGTACCGGGGATAGTTACCCGGGATGAGCTTGCGTCTGCAGGCTTTCTTGGCCTTGTGTCGGCCGCTGCCGCCTACGATCCCTCACGTAAAGTCCCGTTCGGCGCCTATGCGCGCACCCGCATCAACGGAACAATTTCCGACGAACTGAGGTCATTGGACTGGGCCAGCCGCGGGACCCGCCGGCGGATAAAAAACGCACGCACCGCAACGGATTCCCTGACGGCCGCCCTGGGCAGGGATCCCTCGCAGAAGGAGGTCTCGGAGCTCCTGGGAGTGGATGCCGAAGCTGTCCGCCTGACGGCCGTAGACGCCGCCCGGACCGTGGGCGACCTCGACGCTGAAGACGTCCAGGAGGTCAGCGACCAGGACCCGACACCCGAAGGTGTTCTCATGGCCGCCGAGGAGGAACTCCAGTTGCGGGCCGGCGTCCGGACGCTGCCGGAGAGGGTTCGATACGTGATCGAGGAGGTGTACTTCAACGACCGGAGTGTCAAGGACATTGCGGAAGAGATGGGCCGGACCAGCTCGGCAGTCTCCCAGGTCAGGGCCGAGGGCATCAGGCTGCTTCGGGACTGCATGTCGGTCTACGAGACCGGTGAGGGTACGGGTGCGGCACCGGACACGGTCTCCAAGAGGCGCAGGTCGGACTATCTGAGGAATGTCTCCGAAGCGACTGCCGGAGGTATTGTCCGCCAACGCCGCACATTCCAATCGTGATGTAGAACGCATTTACTGCATACGCGGGTAATGACCGGTATCGGAATTCAAACCATTGCAAGCCGGCTGATAATGTATTCGCATGGCTCAGAAAATACAGGTAATCCTTGAAGATGATCTCGACGGTTCCCCCGCAGATGAAACTGTCAGGTTTGCTTTCGAGGAAGTCGAATATGAAATTGACCTCTCGACGGCACACTCAAAAGAGTTCAGGGATTCGCTGGCTCCATTTGTGAGCGCAGCACGCAGAATTCACCCCAGGGGGCGCCGGACTGCTGCGGTAAAGACCGGACCTTCCACAGGAGAAATCCGGGCATGGGCAAAAGAGCAGAACATTGATGTCAACCCGTTCGGGCGCCTGGCCCGGTCCGTAATCGACGCCTACACGGCAGCCCACTAGCCCTTCACGAATGCGGGCCTGCATTCTCTTCCCGTCAGGCAGGCCCGCAGGAAAGACTGCCGATCAGGCTGCGGCAGCAGGGGCTTCGGCTGAATGGTTCTTGAGCAGCGCAGCGAAGCGG is from Arthrobacter sp. zg-Y1110 and encodes:
- a CDS encoding Lsr2 family protein gives rise to the protein MAQKIQVILEDDLDGSPADETVRFAFEEVEYEIDLSTAHSKEFRDSLAPFVSAARRIHPRGRRTAAVKTGPSTGEIRAWAKEQNIDVNPFGRLARSVIDAYTAAH
- a CDS encoding ABC transporter ATP-binding protein; translated protein: MDFGPRKVIRNLSFDVGRGETFGFLGGNGSGKTTTIRALLGIHQPTAGTLLVNGRRFGPRDGADLGYLPEERGLYRKEPVLDVMVYFGRLKGMGRREAARWSRQYLERVGLDGKAGERLDKLSGGQQQKVQLGVTVMSNPSLLILDEPTKGFDPVNRRLLMDIIDEQKAAGATVMMVTHHMDEVERMCDRILLLRDGTAHAYGTIRDVQDLYGGRTVALTYAGRLREIEDRTGAYRVLANVPAGTGGSARLELEEAASEEGVLRSLMDQGLPVTSYTASRTSLEEIFMHIYGTSSEGGGNGRA
- a CDS encoding ABC transporter permease produces the protein MAGHNLGTVTAFEFLRAVKKKSFWLGTLGVPVVIGIVMALMILTSGTASRSADEQKNASITFTFTDASGLIADELAAGYGGTRTDDPQAAMDDVRAGRAQAFFAIPEDPARQDIEIHGKDLGIFDSEAYSAVAGQMVSKAAVTEIGSPELAALAGGGTSFSSTMYADGQATGGMYAVVPPLLFLALFYAVTLFLGNQILNSTVEEKENRVTEMILTTLNPTTLITGKILALLLTGLVQMAVFALPAAGYFLADGGGGTAAAVLARMDPQPEAMITGAVLLVGGFVLFTATLMAIGAVMPTAKEANGLFSAITIMLFVPLYAVSLFVSDPGSPLVQVFLYFPFSAPVAAMLLNGLGSLTTMQAVIVSAEMFLAGGLMLAAAVKLFRHGSIRYGSKVSLRELSRRT
- a CDS encoding sigma-70 family RNA polymerase sigma factor, producing the protein MCSVPSSSGSLSVRDERLRRERLVMEHLPLVGYAVSEFSRRVPGIVTRDELASAGFLGLVSAAAAYDPSRKVPFGAYARTRINGTISDELRSLDWASRGTRRRIKNARTATDSLTAALGRDPSQKEVSELLGVDAEAVRLTAVDAARTVGDLDAEDVQEVSDQDPTPEGVLMAAEEELQLRAGVRTLPERVRYVIEEVYFNDRSVKDIAEEMGRTSSAVSQVRAEGIRLLRDCMSVYETGEGTGAAPDTVSKRRRSDYLRNVSEATAGGIVRQRRTFQS
- the secE gene encoding preprotein translocase subunit SecE: MTQTLTVDEQPDRIGVPSDGKKRGFFGAIFLYVRQVIAELRKVVKPTRGELFKMTGVVLAFVAVMILLITGLDLLFGSITSMIFSGSAEQ